The nucleotide window TGTGGCCGCATCTCCCACGACGACCTTCAACCCAGGAGCCGATGTGCAGCATAcaacggcggccgcgcccgcaccagCTGCGTCAAACACGTCGGCCTTTAGGTTCGATATCGCCACCAAGACCGCCCCCGCCGATCGCATCTTGAGCGCCCCCAGACAGCCTCGATACTTCTTCGGCTACACCCGTGCCAACGACAGCATCCAATTCAAGGACGTCCAATGGCTATCCAGGGCTTCGGTCTCCGATGATTACCAGCGGTTTGCTCCAACAAGCTCCCAACCCCAGACCCTCATTGAGTGTGAGCAGCCCCCAAAGCAATCCAGCAGCCATGGGGCAAGACTGATCATCGCTACACACAGGGGATGACAACAGCGCCTTATTGTACCTCGATAGGTTGCCACAGGTCAACGCTGGCACAAGAGGCAGCATGTCAATACGATCCGAAGGTGGCAGTCCGTACAGGAAGGAAATGGTGATCCGCATCAGCTGGTTTTATAACGGGACCCAGGGCTACTCACAGTCTGGGATATTCACGGTGACGCCGGACGTCATCGATCAAGACCTCTTGAACGATGTAAAGGTATGGTTGGACGCGCCCAGCGGCGCCACAGCTCCCGATGTGATCGTCAGCCCCCAAGCATCAAGCCAAGCGCCAGGTGCCACCCAAACACCCCAATTCAACCCGGCGCCACCGACAGGaagtagcagcagcatcagcgaggacagcggcagcggcggcggcatctccCCTGGCGCTATTGCAGGAATCGCAGTCGGAGGCGCCCTCGTCTTGGCTCTCATCGCCGCTCTGGCGTGGTTCcttctgcgtcgccgccgccgccgcagccagaACCAGCAAGCTGGTGACTACAAGCAGGGCCTTCAAACGCCAAACGCTGCctacctcgacgacaaggatATGCGCACCGGTCAGATAGCCGACTCGCCGCGATCCCCGTACTCGGAAGATGGCCAGGGTGTTCCGCATCTTGCGGCCCTTCCCgctgccgcgacggcaccgcTGGCACTTTACGCCCCcaccgcccgcgacggcgccgagcaccgTCACAGCacaaccgccgccagcttTGGGCCCTACAGGccagacgcggcggcgagccggggCAACCTCACCGACACCGATGTCCCTTCCTCGGCCCCGCTAAGCGTGTCCCACAACGTGGCCCATCTCGTTGAAGAGGGCATGACCGAGGACCAGATCCGCCGGCTTGAGGAGGAAGAACGGCAACTAGACGATGAGATTGAGCGCGCGGGGAGGCGTTGAGGGGGCTCCTTTCTCGggcgagagggggggggggggggctcgatCGGATGCGGCGGCCAGATACATCTAGCAGGCGGTAAGGGTTGGGCCGATGGAAGCTGGGACTGTCTGTCTTGCCCAGTGCAGATGATTGAGCGGACCTTTGTTTAATTCACATGAATAGGAGTTTGTGGGGAAGCGAGGCGATGACGCGCCTGGATTCGCCGCTTCCGTGCTGAGGGCAACGCAAGATATCTCGCATCGCTCGCTAGGCATTACTTTTGGGGGGAGAAACATGATGTACGCTGAGAGACGGCCGAAGGGGGGTCATTCTCCACATACATATGAAAGAATCTCTGCGGCGGAGCAAGGGGGTTGGTCGATGCAACAATTACATGATGAATACATGATGATTGAACGTACATGCGTCGCTGGGTCAGTTGAGGAATGCATACTGTAACAGTGCCAGCATTGAAATGGCTGAACAGGCCGGTACTGCTCAATCCCAATCGCATTGTACATTTATTTTGCACATGGCCTCCAGTCGCGCCTCCATCTGTCTGGCCCGTCCCCCATATCGTCTTGCATCGTCCTCCGCAGCCTATTTGACGACACACTCTCCAGtaacagcagcaacaacaatgCGGCGAAGCAACGGACAGCTACAAAGCCCGACCACGcccctctgccgccgcatcTCGCACGGCAGCGAACAAGAAAAGCTGCCGACACTTACGCCGACGCACGCGCGAGTCTCCGCTACGACACTACGGGGAAAACGTGCCACCCTCAGTTGCGGGTAAACCAGCGGCCGACCATGTtgctggcgatgctgccggcgaggttggtggtgccgagggcgctgccggcgaggtTGGAAGCCTGGCTGAACTTGTCGCAGCGGGAGAAGGCGAGCGTGTTCATGATGGTGAGGACGAGGGCAATGACTGTTTTTGGCGGGGGCACACAAGTGGCAGGTAGTCAGCACAGATGAGCAGCGGCGGAGCATAACAAAAGGCCACAAAAGGAAACAAaaaaggaggagaaggaagatGGGATGACTTCCGAGGAGGGGACCTGGCTGGGTTGGGGGGTTCGTCTCTCAACTCACCGACAAGAGGCAGCCACAGGAACTGCAGGCGCACGAAGGCGAGaatggccatgacgaccCACAGCACGGGCTGGACGTAGAGGGCGAGCCAGAAGAAGCGGCTGTCGGTGGCGTTGACGTGCTTGACGGCCGGGTCGCTGCTCTCAAACACCCACTTGGAGTCGCCCGTCTGGGGGTCCACCTCGTTCCACCAGCGCAGGCCGACAAGCCGCCTGCCCGCGATGTTCTTGAGGTAGTAgaagtcggcggcgaggaggaggatggtgatgatgaagatcATGATCCTGTtgcgaggagaaggaggaggggacgggACTTGGTCAGCGGATTTCTCTGGGATGAGGAGATTCGCGTCcggagggggagaaggggggggaggcaaCGTACATGCTCTTGATGACCCAGAGGCCGAGAAAGTATATCAAGACGCTTGCTGTGAGGTAGTCGTAGAGCGCACATCAGCCTGCGCCCCACAAAGAGTATGCCACCAtcccggcgacgaagacgagacAGA belongs to Purpureocillium takamizusanense chromosome 1, complete sequence and includes:
- a CDS encoding uncharacterized protein (TransMembrane:1 (o265-288i)~EggNog:ENOG503P71S), which codes for MNMMADQAPPMDARQFGSGSDQGRGSQDLQPSHVAASPTTTFNPGADVQHTTAAAPAPAASNTSAFRFDIATKTAPADRILSAPRQPRYFFGYTRANDSIQFKDVQWLSRASVSDDYQRFAPTSSQPQTLIEWDDNSALLYLDRLPQVNAGTRGSMSIRSEGGSPYRKEMVIRISWFYNGTQGYSQSGIFTVTPDVIDQDLLNDVKVWLDAPSGATAPDVIVSPQASSQAPGATQTPQFNPAPPTGSSSSISEDSGSGGGISPGAIAGIAVGGALVLALIAALAWFLLRRRRRRSQNQQAGDYKQGLQTPNAAYLDDKDMRTGQIADSPRSPYSEDGQGVPHLAALPAAATAPLALYAPTARDGAEHRHSTTAASFGPYRPDAAASRGNLTDTDVPSSAPLSVSHNVAHLVEEGMTEDQIRRLEEEERQLDDEIERAGRR
- the TVP23 gene encoding Golgi apparatus membrane protein tvp23 (EggNog:ENOG503P0YN~TransMembrane:4 (i22-41o47-66i111-131o137-156i)~COG:U), with the translated sequence MDAAAQNTPQGSLSWRLSSHPITLLTFLGFRISSVLIYFLGLWVIKSMIMIFIITILLLAADFYYLKNIAGRRLVGLRWWNEVDPQTGDSKWVFESSDPAVKHVNATDSRFFWLALYVQPVLWVVMAILAFVRLQFLWLPLVVIALVLTIMNTLAFSRCDKFSQASNLAGSALGTTNLAGSIASNMVGRWFTRN